A genomic stretch from Aminobacter aminovorans includes:
- a CDS encoding YcgN family cysteine cluster protein: MDDAYWKTTPLEAMSPSQWEQLCDGCGKCCLSKLEDEDTGEIYWTSVGCRLFDGATCRCADYANRLARVPDCVGLTPENVRTISWLPSTCAYRLVGEGHDLYWWHHLVSGSRETVHEAGVSVRGKLTASEDDMAEPEDYFDHMLDEEP; this comes from the coding sequence ATGGACGATGCCTATTGGAAAACGACGCCGCTGGAGGCGATGAGTCCGAGCCAGTGGGAACAGCTCTGCGACGGATGCGGCAAATGCTGCCTGTCCAAGCTCGAGGACGAGGATACCGGCGAGATCTATTGGACCAGCGTCGGCTGCCGACTGTTCGACGGCGCGACCTGCCGCTGCGCCGACTATGCCAATCGCCTTGCGCGCGTGCCGGACTGTGTCGGGCTGACGCCTGAGAACGTGCGCACGATTTCCTGGCTTCCCAGCACATGCGCCTATCGCCTCGTCGGTGAGGGCCATGATCTCTATTGGTGGCACCATCTTGTTTCGGGCAGCCGCGAGACGGTGCACGAGGCCGGCGTATCGGTGCGCGGCAAGCTAACCGCCTCCGAGGACGATATGGCCGAGCCGGAAGACTATTTCGACCACATGCTGGACGAAGAGCCGTAA
- a CDS encoding SIMPL domain-containing protein — MNRKYMALALAAALTLPAAAARADNEPSPRIVVTGEGEASVAPDLALLSLSVMREAKTAREALDANNDAMAAVIAAMKAAGVADRDLQTAGIQIQPRYNYTNKPDGSQDAELVAYQVINTLSVRVRDIAKTGEILDKAVSLGVNQGGGISFTNEKPEGVITEARKLAVADAIAKAKVLAEAAGVKVGKVLEITDQSYAPPPMPMQAKSFDRAAGAAPVEAGENAYRVQVNVTFELKN, encoded by the coding sequence ATGAATCGCAAATACATGGCGCTTGCACTTGCAGCAGCGCTGACGCTTCCTGCGGCTGCCGCCCGCGCCGACAACGAACCGTCGCCGCGCATCGTCGTGACGGGCGAAGGCGAAGCCTCGGTGGCGCCGGATTTGGCGCTCTTGTCGCTGTCGGTTATGCGCGAGGCCAAGACCGCGCGCGAGGCACTCGACGCCAACAACGACGCCATGGCCGCGGTGATCGCCGCGATGAAGGCAGCCGGCGTCGCCGACCGCGACCTGCAGACGGCCGGAATTCAGATCCAACCCCGCTATAACTACACCAACAAGCCGGACGGCTCGCAGGATGCCGAACTCGTCGCCTACCAGGTGATCAACACCCTGTCGGTGCGCGTTCGCGACATCGCCAAGACCGGCGAGATCCTCGACAAGGCCGTCTCTCTCGGCGTCAACCAGGGCGGCGGCATCAGCTTTACCAACGAGAAGCCGGAAGGTGTCATCACCGAGGCGCGCAAGCTTGCGGTTGCCGACGCTATCGCCAAGGCAAAGGTCCTGGCCGAGGCGGCAGGCGTCAAGGTCGGCAAGGTGCTCGAAATCACCGACCAGTCCTATGCCCCGCCGCCCATGCCGATGCAGGCCAAGTCGTTCGACCGCGCAGCCGGTGCCGCGCCTGTCGAGGCGGGCGAGAACGCCTACCGCGTCCAGGTCAACGTCACTTTTGAACTGAAGAACTGA
- a CDS encoding DUF930 domain-containing protein, with translation MADETSNRRRDLLWAWPTSLILHGLLVAVLVAYSQPRLPEQQEETVNVTLVPPPERPKPQPAPQPPAKAAEPEKPAAPKQQPVPASQPPRPAQIEVLKPVFRFGDKDAGSGKSPEEGSVQNAAPSSTKDAEATPPAEKPDAAKDAATQAAAAKDAEPAQDAENEAASNQDTGKQEADKQEGLADGADKPAITAPAPLGAAVNDGEIALPAMAKAPEPRPANASKPSLARIPKSASGSARAPNSRNAGVASSQPFSGLPGVRNPRSQGATGDALTMTSMAGVPRDKRAANLCASALQKKLVDASYSPDLVPLIPLKRGNVLDVPEAAFRTRTAWHALSFRCEVDTEATEIRSLSFRVGAKIPPEEWARLGLPANN, from the coding sequence ATGGCGGATGAGACAAGCAACCGACGTCGGGATTTGCTGTGGGCTTGGCCCACATCGCTGATCCTGCATGGGCTCCTCGTCGCTGTCCTGGTGGCATACAGCCAGCCGCGGCTGCCTGAACAGCAGGAGGAGACGGTAAACGTCACTCTGGTGCCTCCGCCGGAACGGCCAAAGCCGCAACCTGCGCCGCAACCGCCCGCCAAGGCTGCCGAACCCGAAAAGCCTGCGGCGCCGAAGCAACAGCCGGTGCCGGCCAGCCAGCCGCCCAGGCCGGCGCAAATCGAGGTGCTGAAGCCTGTTTTCCGGTTCGGGGACAAGGATGCCGGATCCGGAAAATCGCCGGAGGAAGGCAGCGTTCAGAACGCCGCGCCGTCGTCGACGAAGGACGCCGAAGCGACGCCGCCTGCTGAGAAACCGGATGCGGCCAAAGACGCCGCGACGCAGGCAGCGGCGGCAAAGGACGCCGAACCCGCCCAGGATGCGGAGAACGAAGCGGCCTCGAACCAGGACACGGGCAAGCAGGAGGCCGACAAACAGGAGGGCTTGGCGGACGGTGCCGACAAGCCGGCAATCACGGCACCAGCGCCATTGGGCGCTGCCGTCAATGACGGTGAGATCGCGCTGCCCGCCATGGCCAAGGCGCCGGAGCCCCGACCGGCGAATGCGTCGAAGCCCAGCCTCGCGAGGATTCCGAAATCCGCAAGCGGCAGCGCCCGGGCACCAAACTCAAGGAATGCCGGCGTTGCCTCATCGCAGCCCTTTTCGGGATTGCCAGGTGTCAGAAACCCCCGATCGCAAGGCGCTACCGGCGATGCGTTGACCATGACCTCGATGGCCGGCGTGCCGCGCGACAAGCGGGCCGCCAACCTCTGTGCCAGTGCGTTGCAGAAGAAATTGGTCGACGCCTCTTACTCCCCCGACCTGGTGCCACTCATTCCGCTGAAGCGGGGCAATGTCCTTGACGTCCCGGAGGCCGCCTTCCGTACGCGGACTGCTTGGCACGCGCTGAGCTTTAGATGCGAGGTCGACACCGAGGCGACGGAAATCCGGTCCCTGTCCTTCCGTGTCGGAGCCAAGATCCCACCCGAAGAGTGGGCGCGCCTGGGCCTGCCTGCAAACAACTAG
- a CDS encoding MFS transporter, whose protein sequence is MDPRIFLFALATFATGTAENIVIGILPDVAASLGVSLGLAGQLTTAFSLAFALAAPAALVLTGRMERKSILALALALFILSNLVAALSPGIAVLFAARIAMAAASAAVCLVATMLATELAGPERRGRAIGLIFVGISGSMVLGVPAGMLVNNLLGWRSVFVALALLAFLVLAVCQLLLPISASRPLGVAGYRRHVGSLRLVSGQLASIMMIGGHFVLFAYLAPYVVDVVGFDDEKLAPIFMAFGIAGVSGGYLGGWLTDVLAPRTTIVVVPLAYLVVLLAIPAASSMPLVFLGLMMVWACISWMISPVVQSFLISAGPDTAEAGVSLNLSAMHVGVALGTAIGGLVLEHGSTAVLPWTGTILTTLAVAASLIAAWRVADKPRRPAIEV, encoded by the coding sequence ATGGACCCTCGTATTTTTCTCTTCGCCCTGGCGACGTTTGCCACCGGCACGGCGGAGAACATCGTCATCGGCATCCTTCCCGATGTTGCCGCCAGCCTTGGCGTTTCGCTCGGCCTGGCCGGTCAGTTGACCACCGCCTTTTCGCTGGCCTTTGCTTTGGCGGCTCCGGCAGCGCTGGTGCTGACAGGGCGCATGGAGCGCAAGTCGATCCTCGCTCTCGCCTTGGCATTGTTCATCCTGAGCAATCTGGTCGCGGCTCTCAGCCCTGGTATCGCAGTGCTGTTTGCCGCGCGCATCGCCATGGCGGCGGCCAGTGCCGCTGTGTGCCTAGTGGCCACCATGCTGGCGACCGAACTCGCCGGGCCCGAACGGCGCGGGCGGGCAATCGGTCTGATCTTCGTTGGGATCAGCGGATCGATGGTGCTGGGCGTTCCCGCCGGAATGCTGGTCAACAACCTGCTTGGCTGGCGCAGCGTGTTCGTGGCGCTCGCGTTGCTGGCCTTTCTGGTCCTTGCGGTCTGCCAGCTGTTGCTGCCGATTTCAGCCAGCAGGCCGCTGGGCGTGGCGGGCTATCGCCGACATGTCGGGTCGCTGCGGCTGGTATCCGGCCAGTTGGCGTCGATCATGATGATAGGCGGCCACTTCGTATTGTTCGCCTATCTCGCGCCCTATGTCGTCGACGTGGTCGGCTTCGACGACGAGAAGCTCGCTCCGATCTTCATGGCCTTCGGTATCGCCGGTGTCAGCGGCGGTTATCTCGGCGGCTGGCTGACCGATGTGCTTGCGCCGCGCACCACAATCGTCGTTGTCCCTCTTGCCTATCTCGTTGTCCTGCTCGCCATTCCGGCGGCGTCTTCCATGCCATTGGTGTTCCTGGGCCTGATGATGGTCTGGGCCTGCATCAGCTGGATGATCTCGCCGGTGGTGCAGAGCTTCCTCATCAGCGCGGGACCTGACACCGCGGAGGCCGGTGTCAGCCTCAACCTGTCGGCCATGCATGTCGGCGTGGCCCTCGGCACCGCGATCGGCGGGCTCGTGCTCGAACATGGTTCGACAGCGGTCTTGCCCTGGACAGGCACCATCCTGACAACGCTTGCCGTTGCCGCCAGCCTGATCGCAGCCTGGCGTGTCGCAGACAAGCCGAGGCGGCCTGCGATCGAAGTTTGA
- a CDS encoding GlxA family transcriptional regulator, producing MKRFAFVLARDFTLSPLSLFVDTLRLAGDEGDRSRRAAFDWQIIGELGLPIRASSGIELMPTAPALRPEDYDNVLVVGGLLGRKNSLPASAERFVENAARKDVPVGALCTGSFVLAEMGLLDGHRASVSWFHIEDFRSRFPDVDASCDRLFIVDGNRATCSGGAGAADLAAHLVSGVIGEQSASKASRILLLDRVRDADAVQPNLELFPEAKTLSVRRALLVMESNLQEPLAIVDIARSVGVSTRQLDRDFATQLGTSPARAYLKLRISLATRLLSSGKNPVGEVAFQSGFVNAGHFSRVFRKMTGLSPTEASRRSPAL from the coding sequence ATGAAGCGCTTCGCATTCGTCCTCGCCCGCGATTTTACGCTGTCGCCGCTGTCGTTGTTCGTCGACACGCTCCGGCTCGCCGGGGATGAAGGCGATCGCAGCCGTCGAGCTGCCTTCGACTGGCAGATCATCGGAGAGCTGGGGCTGCCCATCCGGGCGAGCTCCGGCATCGAGCTGATGCCGACCGCGCCAGCTCTCCGCCCCGAGGATTACGACAACGTCCTCGTCGTCGGCGGGCTGCTCGGCCGGAAGAATTCGCTGCCGGCGTCGGCGGAGCGGTTCGTCGAGAATGCCGCAAGGAAGGACGTGCCCGTCGGCGCCCTTTGTACCGGCAGCTTCGTGCTTGCCGAGATGGGATTGCTCGACGGTCACAGGGCTTCCGTAAGCTGGTTTCATATCGAGGATTTTCGCTCCCGTTTCCCCGACGTCGACGCATCATGCGACCGGCTTTTCATTGTCGACGGCAATAGGGCGACATGCTCGGGTGGGGCAGGTGCCGCTGACCTGGCGGCGCATCTCGTCTCGGGTGTCATAGGCGAGCAGTCGGCGTCCAAGGCGTCGCGGATTCTCCTGCTCGACAGGGTCAGGGATGCCGACGCCGTGCAGCCCAATCTCGAGCTTTTCCCTGAGGCGAAAACGTTGTCGGTGCGCCGGGCGTTGCTGGTCATGGAAAGCAATCTGCAGGAGCCGCTGGCGATCGTCGACATCGCCCGGTCTGTCGGCGTGTCCACCCGGCAACTGGACCGTGACTTCGCAACGCAGCTCGGCACCAGTCCCGCGCGCGCCTATCTGAAACTGCGCATCAGCCTGGCGACGCGCCTGCTGAGCTCGGGCAAGAACCCGGTCGGCGAGGTGGCGTTCCAGTCCGGCTTCGTCAATGCCGGGCACTTCAGCCGGGTGTTCCGCAAGATGACGGGCCTGTCGCCGACGGAAGCCTCCCGCCGCTCGCCAGCGCTGTGA
- a CDS encoding MOSC domain-containing protein: MVDFNFPGRVEAVSVALPQDIVMNGRLVRTSILREAVNQPIFFDQKGPKNNRTAVHSEHVLATPLEHYSIWPQQLGLDASDWKLGYWGENLTISGILDENRLPIGTTMKFGNDALLQVVGPRLPCYKLMWRMGQPDSFIPEMMLTGQVGIYFRVIETGWIKPGDRIEIIDAPDRTITVGELARQLSKKSPGDADKLLGALAIPCIGGQSAAAIRRKLNQVLDGARAAAGQWKGWRRFRISRIEEAGTGVKSFILAPNDNLPIAGYLAGQHLPVRLRAGLIRNWSISDYDEDSNNYRITVKRHDKGRASPLLHHLCEGDAVELRNPQGTFTLDRSSLYRPVLISAGIGLTPLLSMLKAHAKRPNPPPAVWVHSTRNGASHAHREEVNDILARYPDFRSIIAYSSPRQEDRLGQDFDIAGRLNKASFHPFLESYPLMYAGNEIQVSGLESPFYICGPADFEAHVRNILIEAGVSPEKIHSERFSAQLTFGQPAEGRHAEVTFSLSGKQAEWSTDVPISLLELAEENGVEPDFECRSGTCHRCETRLISGDVAYLHAPAVAPREGYALLCCSTPSGTHVELEL; the protein is encoded by the coding sequence ATGGTGGATTTCAATTTTCCCGGAAGAGTCGAGGCGGTAAGCGTAGCTCTGCCGCAGGATATCGTGATGAATGGGAGATTAGTGCGAACCTCCATTCTCCGTGAGGCCGTCAATCAACCCATTTTCTTTGATCAGAAAGGGCCGAAGAACAACCGCACGGCAGTTCATTCCGAACATGTGTTGGCAACACCCCTGGAGCACTATAGCATCTGGCCTCAACAACTCGGTCTCGACGCTTCCGATTGGAAGCTCGGATACTGGGGCGAGAACCTCACGATCTCAGGTATTCTCGACGAAAACAGGCTGCCGATCGGCACGACAATGAAGTTTGGAAACGATGCCTTGCTTCAGGTCGTTGGACCGCGCTTACCTTGCTACAAACTCATGTGGCGGATGGGGCAACCAGATTCCTTCATTCCTGAAATGATGCTCACCGGGCAGGTTGGCATTTACTTCAGGGTTATCGAGACAGGATGGATCAAACCAGGCGACCGCATTGAGATCATCGATGCTCCTGACAGGACCATTACTGTCGGCGAGCTCGCCAGACAACTGTCAAAGAAATCTCCAGGAGATGCGGATAAGCTTCTAGGCGCGCTGGCTATCCCATGCATCGGCGGGCAATCCGCTGCCGCGATCCGCAGAAAGCTCAACCAAGTCCTCGATGGGGCACGTGCGGCTGCTGGGCAGTGGAAGGGCTGGCGCCGTTTCAGAATATCGCGGATCGAGGAGGCGGGAACAGGCGTGAAGTCGTTCATTCTCGCCCCGAACGACAATCTGCCAATTGCTGGATATCTTGCCGGTCAGCACTTGCCAGTTCGACTGCGTGCCGGCTTGATTAGGAACTGGAGCATTTCCGATTATGACGAGGATTCAAACAACTATCGTATTACGGTGAAGCGTCACGACAAAGGGCGAGCGTCCCCCCTACTACATCACCTCTGCGAAGGCGATGCGGTTGAACTCAGAAACCCGCAAGGCACCTTTACCCTGGATCGCAGCAGCTTGTATCGTCCCGTCCTGATCAGCGCGGGAATAGGGCTAACCCCATTGCTCAGTATGTTGAAAGCTCACGCGAAGCGCCCCAACCCGCCCCCTGCTGTCTGGGTCCACTCGACCAGGAACGGCGCCTCCCACGCCCATCGAGAAGAGGTCAATGACATTCTGGCCCGCTACCCGGACTTCAGATCGATCATAGCTTACTCCAGCCCACGCCAAGAGGATCGTCTTGGCCAAGACTTCGACATAGCAGGACGTTTGAACAAGGCATCATTCCACCCTTTTTTGGAATCGTATCCCCTGATGTACGCAGGAAACGAAATCCAAGTGTCGGGACTGGAAAGCCCTTTCTATATCTGCGGCCCCGCCGATTTCGAAGCCCACGTAAGGAACATCCTCATCGAGGCTGGGGTTTCTCCGGAAAAGATCCATTCCGAGCGGTTCAGCGCTCAGTTGACCTTTGGTCAACCGGCTGAAGGAAGGCACGCAGAAGTGACCTTCAGCCTGTCTGGGAAGCAGGCAGAATGGTCCACGGACGTTCCGATTTCTCTCCTCGAACTGGCCGAAGAGAATGGCGTTGAACCAGACTTCGAGTGCCGATCAGGCACATGTCACCGCTGTGAAACACGCCTCATCAGCGGCGACGTCGCATATCTGCATGCACCCGCGGTAGCGCCGCGTGAAGGGTATGCGTTGCTCTGTTGTTCAACACCATCAGGCACTCATGTCGAACTTGAACTATGA
- a CDS encoding ATP-binding cassette domain-containing protein: protein MTEIMLEIDNVSKIYPGRRGIFGTSPEVHALKNVSLSVRKGESFGLVGESGSGKTTLTRSVLHLDTPTSGSIRVQGQDLGKLSDAELRRLRSRVQIVFQDPYASLNPRMSVYDIVTEPLVIHHETLGLTNRQRSDRAAELLSLVGMGPQHLHRHPHEFSGGQRQRICIARALASGPELLLLDEPTSALDVSVQAQVLNLLCELQDRLGLTYFFISHDLAVVRYLCDRVALINRGEIVEQGDCAEIFDAPKSEYARMLIGAMPEVKVPARSQHGAM, encoded by the coding sequence ATGACTGAGATCATGCTTGAGATCGACAACGTCTCGAAGATCTACCCCGGGCGTCGCGGCATCTTCGGCACGTCGCCGGAAGTCCATGCGCTGAAGAACGTGTCGCTCAGCGTGCGCAAGGGCGAGAGCTTCGGTCTCGTCGGCGAAAGCGGTTCGGGCAAGACGACGCTGACCCGCTCCGTCCTGCATCTGGACACGCCGACATCGGGCAGCATCCGCGTGCAGGGCCAGGACCTGGGCAAGCTCTCCGACGCCGAACTGCGCCGCCTGCGCTCGCGCGTCCAGATCGTTTTCCAGGATCCTTACGCTTCGCTCAACCCGCGCATGTCGGTCTATGACATCGTGACCGAACCGCTCGTCATCCACCATGAGACACTCGGCCTGACCAACAGACAGCGCAGCGACCGCGCCGCCGAACTGCTTTCGCTCGTCGGCATGGGCCCTCAGCACCTGCACCGACATCCACACGAGTTCTCCGGCGGCCAGCGCCAGCGCATCTGCATCGCACGCGCCCTCGCCTCAGGCCCGGAGCTTCTGCTGCTCGACGAGCCGACCTCGGCGCTCGACGTCTCGGTGCAGGCGCAGGTTCTTAATCTCCTTTGCGAACTGCAGGATCGCCTCGGGCTGACTTACTTCTTCATCAGCCACGATCTCGCCGTGGTGCGTTATCTTTGCGACCGGGTGGCGCTGATCAACCGCGGCGAGATCGTCGAACAAGGCGACTGCGCTGAAATTTTCGACGCCCCAAAAAGCGAATATGCCCGCATGCTGATCGGCGCGATGCCGGAAGTGAAGGTGCCGGCTAGGTCGCAGCACGGCGCAATGTAG
- a CDS encoding ABC transporter ATP-binding protein, with amino-acid sequence MTQPLLSIRDLHLRMSSFDGRAHVLNGINLTVNRGEIWGLVGESGCGKSLTGLSVSRLQPTPPAHYTAGEILLEGQDLLKLNQAQMQRLRGKRIGMIFQDPTTNLNPAFRIGEQLVDVALAAADRDPDVIGCSPSAGRRERRQAAHKLAGEMLTRVGIPNALARLDDYPHQFSGGMRQRVLIAMALIGRPDLLIADEPTTALDVSVQAQILELIKNSVKDFDMGVVLITHNLGVVAQTCSHVAVMYAGNIVESGPVAAVIGNPVHPYTRALMSAIPTRETRRGELRGLAGSVPNLITPPPGCRFAPRCRFALAACTTAMPAPVSVGENHAAACIRVNEMEALVDD; translated from the coding sequence ATGACCCAGCCTCTCCTCTCGATCCGCGACCTGCACCTCAGGATGTCCAGCTTCGACGGCCGGGCGCATGTGCTGAACGGCATCAACCTCACCGTCAACCGGGGCGAGATCTGGGGTCTCGTCGGCGAGAGCGGCTGCGGCAAGTCGCTCACCGGCCTGTCGGTGTCACGCCTGCAGCCGACGCCGCCGGCGCACTACACCGCCGGTGAAATCCTGCTCGAAGGCCAGGACCTGCTCAAGCTCAACCAGGCCCAGATGCAGCGCCTGCGCGGCAAGCGCATCGGCATGATTTTCCAGGATCCGACGACCAACCTCAATCCGGCATTCCGCATCGGCGAGCAACTCGTCGACGTGGCGCTGGCCGCGGCCGATCGCGACCCTGACGTGATCGGCTGTTCGCCCAGTGCCGGCCGGCGCGAACGCCGCCAGGCCGCGCACAAGCTGGCCGGCGAGATGCTAACCCGCGTTGGCATCCCCAACGCACTGGCGCGGCTCGATGATTATCCGCACCAGTTCTCCGGCGGCATGCGCCAGCGCGTCCTCATCGCCATGGCCCTGATCGGCCGCCCCGACCTGCTGATCGCCGACGAGCCGACGACGGCGCTCGACGTCTCGGTCCAGGCGCAGATCCTCGAGCTCATCAAGAACAGCGTCAAAGACTTCGACATGGGCGTCGTGCTGATCACCCACAATCTCGGCGTCGTCGCCCAGACATGCAGCCATGTGGCAGTCATGTATGCTGGAAACATCGTTGAAAGCGGGCCAGTAGCTGCCGTCATCGGCAATCCCGTCCATCCCTACACACGTGCCCTGATGTCGGCGATCCCGACGCGCGAAACCCGGCGCGGCGAGCTTCGCGGCCTTGCAGGCTCGGTGCCGAACCTGATCACACCGCCGCCGGGCTGCCGCTTCGCGCCGCGCTGCCGGTTCGCCCTCGCTGCCTGCACCACGGCCATGCCGGCGCCCGTCTCGGTCGGCGAAAACCATGCTGCCGCCTGCATCCGCGTCAATGAAATGGAGGCGCTCGTCGATGACTGA
- a CDS encoding ABC transporter permease has protein sequence MTTTEHNTADDFATPRRDRLRRALFRFSQSKLSMLGAAIVAVVIFFTAFGTVLAPYPEHAAGGVDTAARFIPPSAAHPFGTNELGQDVLSLVMAGTTVSVLAGFGVVLIGSVIGTLIGAVAGFARGWVDEVLMRLTDLTLTIPGLILAMAIAAALGSGFGNMVIAIALSWWPGYARLVRGEVLAAREEVYVTAARALGATPKRILFRHILPNVVSPIIVKMSLDMGFAILTVAGLGFIGIGVRPPTPEWGTLLSVSRSYMPDYWWTAMAPGMAMFLAVFGFNLLGDGLRDILDPKARR, from the coding sequence ATGACCACGACCGAGCACAACACCGCGGACGATTTCGCCACGCCGCGCCGCGATAGGCTGCGCCGCGCCTTGTTCCGCTTTTCGCAGAGCAAGCTGTCGATGCTCGGTGCGGCCATCGTTGCCGTGGTGATCTTCTTCACCGCCTTCGGCACCGTGCTAGCTCCCTATCCCGAGCACGCCGCCGGCGGTGTCGACACCGCCGCGCGCTTCATCCCACCGTCGGCGGCGCATCCCTTCGGCACCAACGAACTCGGCCAGGACGTACTGTCCTTGGTCATGGCCGGCACCACCGTGTCCGTGCTCGCCGGCTTCGGCGTCGTGCTTATCGGTTCGGTGATCGGCACGCTGATAGGCGCTGTCGCCGGCTTCGCCCGCGGCTGGGTCGACGAGGTGCTCATGCGCCTGACCGACCTGACGCTGACCATTCCCGGCCTGATCCTCGCCATGGCGATTGCCGCGGCCCTCGGCTCGGGTTTCGGCAACATGGTGATCGCCATAGCCCTGTCATGGTGGCCTGGCTACGCGCGGCTGGTGCGCGGCGAGGTGCTGGCGGCGCGAGAGGAGGTCTATGTCACCGCTGCCCGAGCGCTTGGGGCCACGCCCAAGCGCATCCTCTTCCGCCATATCCTGCCCAACGTCGTTTCGCCGATCATCGTCAAGATGTCGCTCGACATGGGCTTTGCAATCCTGACCGTTGCGGGGCTCGGCTTCATCGGCATCGGCGTTCGTCCGCCGACGCCCGAATGGGGCACGCTGCTGTCCGTATCGCGCTCCTACATGCCCGACTACTGGTGGACGGCGATGGCGCCTGGCATGGCGATGTTCCTTGCGGTGTTCGGCTTCAACCTTCTGGGTGACGGCCTGCGTGACATCCTCGATCCGAAGGCGAGGCGTTGA
- a CDS encoding ABC transporter permease, translating to MLHFILRRLLLLIPVIVGLTIIMFAIARLLPGDPVALAAGPNATQAEIAALAVEYGLDKPIWVQYGTYVSGLVHGDLGTSLLTRRPVAADIKAYLPATLELVFAAMFIAVAVGIPLGLVTAVWRNRWPDYLAQVGAIGAISMPRFFLGLLLQLCFAMWLMWLPLGGRLPIIVMPPRFVTGFLTIDSLIAGNWNAFFMSLRHLALPAIAMSLSPLATIMRMMRASTIEVMQQDYVMTARALGLPGRKIITKYVARNAVSATLTVIGLYFGWLLGGTVLVETVFDWPGLGLYATKAIVSQDMMPVIGVALVIGLLFVFANLVIDLLYGVINPKVRYS from the coding sequence ATGCTGCATTTCATCCTGCGGCGGCTTCTGCTGCTCATTCCGGTCATCGTCGGACTGACGATCATCATGTTCGCCATCGCGCGCCTTCTACCGGGCGATCCGGTGGCGCTCGCCGCAGGTCCGAACGCAACGCAAGCCGAAATTGCTGCACTCGCCGTCGAGTACGGACTGGATAAGCCGATCTGGGTGCAATACGGCACCTATGTCTCCGGACTGGTCCATGGCGACCTCGGCACATCGCTGCTGACCCGCCGCCCCGTCGCCGCCGATATCAAGGCCTATCTTCCCGCGACCCTCGAACTCGTCTTCGCGGCGATGTTCATCGCAGTCGCGGTCGGCATCCCGCTTGGCCTCGTCACCGCCGTCTGGCGCAACCGCTGGCCAGACTACCTCGCCCAGGTTGGCGCCATCGGCGCGATCTCGATGCCGCGCTTCTTCCTCGGTCTGCTTCTGCAGCTTTGCTTTGCCATGTGGCTGATGTGGCTGCCGCTCGGCGGCCGCCTGCCGATCATCGTCATGCCGCCACGCTTCGTCACCGGTTTCCTGACCATCGATTCGTTGATAGCAGGCAACTGGAATGCCTTCTTCATGTCGCTCCGCCATCTTGCGTTGCCGGCCATCGCCATGTCGCTGTCGCCGCTTGCCACGATCATGCGCATGATGCGTGCCTCGACGATCGAGGTGATGCAGCAGGACTATGTGATGACGGCACGCGCGCTGGGCCTGCCCGGGCGCAAGATCATCACCAAATACGTCGCCCGCAACGCCGTCTCGGCGACACTGACCGTGATCGGCCTCTACTTCGGCTGGCTGCTCGGTGGCACCGTGCTGGTCGAGACAGTGTTCGACTGGCCCGGCCTCGGCCTCTACGCCACCAAGGCCATCGTCTCGCAGGACATGATGCCGGTGATCGGCGTCGCCCTGGTCATCGGCCTGCTCTTCGTCTTCGCCAATCTCGTCATCGACCTGCTCTACGGCGTCATCAACCCCAAGGTCCGCTATTCATGA